The Tumebacillus amylolyticus genome window below encodes:
- a CDS encoding DUF3050 domain-containing protein, translated as MKTLDIQAMQETRDRLLEHEIYRELNTPDKVRTFMKHHVFAVWDFMSLLKRLQNLLTDVSVPWMPGKPTQYARFINEIVLGEETDEDGNGGFISHFDLYLEAMEQVGADVRPIQHFLQGVRDGQSVEKSFEEVGVPDSVSGFVTQTMQIALHGKPHEVAAAFFYGREDIIPDMFTHLVKDIQEQGQEVDRLVYYLNRHIELDGDSHGPLAEQLLKYLCGDDPAKLQEAMQTAQQCLETRIKLWQGVVDEVHGKPCCW; from the coding sequence ATGAAGACCCTTGACATACAAGCCATGCAGGAGACGCGGGATCGTCTCTTGGAACATGAGATCTACCGAGAACTGAACACGCCCGACAAAGTGCGGACGTTTATGAAACATCATGTGTTTGCCGTTTGGGACTTCATGAGCTTGCTCAAACGCCTGCAAAACTTGCTGACCGACGTCAGCGTCCCGTGGATGCCGGGCAAGCCGACGCAGTACGCTCGCTTCATCAATGAGATCGTGCTGGGCGAAGAGACGGACGAGGACGGCAACGGCGGGTTCATCTCGCACTTTGACCTCTACTTGGAAGCGATGGAGCAGGTCGGCGCGGATGTGCGCCCGATTCAGCATTTCTTGCAGGGGGTTCGGGACGGGCAATCGGTGGAGAAGTCGTTCGAAGAAGTCGGGGTGCCCGATTCGGTGAGCGGGTTTGTGACGCAGACGATGCAGATTGCCCTGCATGGCAAGCCGCATGAAGTGGCGGCGGCGTTTTTCTACGGGCGAGAGGACATCATCCCGGACATGTTCACGCATCTGGTGAAAGATATTCAAGAGCAGGGCCAAGAAGTCGACCGTTTGGTGTATTATCTGAACCGCCACATCGAACTCGACGGCGATTCGCACGGGCCGCTTGCCGAGCAGTTGTTGAAGTACCTCTGCGGAGACGACCCGGCGAAGTTGCAAGAAGCGATGCAGACGGCACAGCAGTGCTTGGAGACGCGGATCAAACTGTGGCAGGGTGTTGTGGATGAAGTTCACGGCAAGCCTTGTTGCTGGTAG
- a CDS encoding N-acetylmuramoyl-L-alanine amidase family protein: MKLTRTLAAALVLSSVLSVPAFAAKPVQQTQIAGEAMSNAEAAPSSYGKAPATITATANPVIALDAGHGGSDPGGVGNGLYEKNLTLDIANRAKSYITTNYPASVVMTRSSDVDVSLASRANIANNAGASFFVSMHINAFSDSSANGLETYYYPGSTNGQNLATDLYNKLKASYSVLRGVKSADFYVLHYTNMPASLGETGFISNATDASKLNTTTFRQTLATQYAQGMHLYWWGN; the protein is encoded by the coding sequence ATGAAACTCACCCGCACTCTGGCGGCTGCGTTGGTTCTGTCCAGCGTTCTGTCCGTCCCGGCTTTCGCGGCGAAACCGGTTCAACAAACCCAAATCGCAGGCGAAGCAATGTCCAATGCAGAAGCTGCTCCGTCTTCGTACGGCAAAGCTCCGGCAACCATCACCGCTACGGCAAACCCGGTGATCGCGCTTGACGCAGGTCACGGCGGTTCTGACCCGGGCGGCGTCGGCAACGGCCTGTACGAGAAGAACCTGACCCTCGACATCGCCAACCGCGCGAAATCCTACATCACCACCAACTACCCGGCTTCCGTCGTCATGACCCGTTCCAGCGACGTGGACGTGTCTCTGGCAAGCCGTGCAAACATCGCGAACAATGCGGGTGCAAGCTTCTTCGTTTCCATGCACATCAACGCATTCTCCGATTCCAGCGCAAACGGTCTGGAAACCTACTACTACCCGGGTTCCACCAACGGCCAAAACCTCGCAACCGACCTGTACAACAAGCTCAAAGCTTCCTACAGCGTTCTGCGCGGCGTCAAGTCCGCTGACTTCTACGTTCTGCACTACACCAACATGCCGGCTTCCCTGGGTGAAACGGGCTTCATCTCCAACGCAACGGATGCGTCGAAGCTGAACACCACCACCTTCCGCCAAACGCTGGCGACCCAGTACGCTCAAGGTATGCACCTGTACTGGTGGGGTAACTAA
- a CDS encoding GNAT family N-acetyltransferase, whose translation MFRKELYVSEPQGKPIQALIRTYTEADFDALIEVQKGSFPPPFPSELWWNREQLHNHVTRFPDGALCVEIEGRVVASMTGLRVQLDPQHLEHTWAEITDEGYIRNHNPQGDILYIVDICVLPEFRKLGLGKWMMLSMYEVVVHLGLRRLLGGGRMSGYHRYSDSLTAEEYLEKVVRGDLHDPVISFLLRCGRVPVAVVPNYLEDEESRNYAALMEWQNPFRP comes from the coding sequence ATGTTTCGCAAGGAACTTTATGTGTCCGAGCCCCAGGGCAAGCCGATCCAAGCCCTCATCCGCACCTACACCGAAGCCGACTTCGACGCGCTGATTGAGGTGCAAAAAGGCAGTTTCCCACCCCCGTTTCCCTCCGAACTCTGGTGGAACCGCGAGCAATTGCACAACCATGTGACGCGATTCCCCGATGGCGCGCTCTGTGTCGAGATCGAAGGCCGGGTCGTCGCCTCGATGACCGGGCTGCGCGTTCAACTTGATCCACAGCATCTCGAACACACATGGGCGGAGATCACCGACGAAGGCTACATCCGCAACCACAATCCACAGGGCGACATTCTCTACATTGTGGATATCTGCGTGTTGCCCGAATTTCGCAAGCTGGGGCTTGGCAAGTGGATGATGCTCTCGATGTACGAAGTCGTCGTTCATTTAGGGCTTCGTCGCTTGCTGGGCGGGGGAAGGATGTCGGGCTATCACCGTTACTCCGATTCTCTAACCGCCGAAGAATATCTCGAAAAAGTCGTGCGAGGCGACCTGCACGACCCTGTGATTTCGTTTCTGCTTCGCTGTGGACGAGTGCCGGTCGCCGTCGTCCCGAACTATCTCGAAGACGAAGAGTCGCGCAACTACGCGGCCTTGATGGAATGGCAGAATCCATTTCGACCTTAA
- a CDS encoding carbon-nitrogen hydrolase family protein has product MTKMRVSAVQYHLHTIHSFEEFAAQVEHYVKTAEEFGADFILFPEFFTTQLMSIGKDGRALSIDELPEYTEQYLELFTGLAKKSGVHLIGGTHVVEKGGKLYNTAHMFYPDGRVVTQAKLHITPTEVHEWNMAAGESFEVFETEKGTVALLTCYDIEFPEIVRMAKARGADVIFCPSCTDDRHGFHRVRYTSHARAVENQVYVVLTGTVGSLPTVDFMRANFGQAAVITPNDIPFPPKGLAAEGELNDDMIITADLDLELLYQVREKGSVTTWRDRRTDLYTDWK; this is encoded by the coding sequence ATGACGAAAATGCGCGTATCGGCGGTCCAATACCACCTCCATACGATCCATAGTTTTGAGGAATTTGCCGCCCAAGTGGAGCATTATGTGAAAACAGCCGAGGAGTTTGGGGCTGATTTTATCTTGTTCCCGGAGTTTTTCACAACTCAGCTCATGTCGATTGGCAAGGACGGGCGCGCGCTCTCCATCGACGAACTGCCCGAATACACCGAGCAATACTTGGAGTTATTCACAGGTCTCGCCAAAAAAAGCGGCGTCCACCTGATCGGCGGCACGCACGTTGTGGAAAAAGGGGGCAAGTTGTACAACACCGCCCACATGTTCTATCCGGACGGCCGCGTCGTCACCCAAGCCAAACTGCACATCACGCCGACCGAAGTGCATGAATGGAACATGGCGGCGGGCGAGTCCTTTGAAGTTTTCGAAACGGAAAAAGGCACCGTGGCCCTGCTGACTTGCTATGACATCGAGTTCCCCGAGATCGTGCGCATGGCCAAAGCACGCGGCGCAGACGTGATCTTCTGCCCGTCGTGCACCGACGACCGCCACGGCTTCCACCGCGTGCGCTACACCTCCCACGCACGAGCTGTGGAAAACCAAGTCTACGTCGTCCTCACCGGCACCGTCGGCAGCTTGCCGACCGTTGACTTCATGCGCGCCAACTTCGGGCAGGCCGCGGTGATTACGCCTAACGACATCCCGTTCCCGCCCAAGGGTCTCGCCGCCGAGGGGGAGCTCAACGACGACATGATCATCACCGCCGACCTCGACCTTGAACTGCTCTACCAAGTTCGGGAAAAAGGCTCCGTCACCACCTGGCGCGACCGTCGCACCGATCTCTACACCGATTGGAAGTAG
- a CDS encoding EAL domain-containing protein, which yields MTNQPCRACATTTDSGYAVRFAGAHNEQALQEWKNGDHFTPYRTLDETTVWVPEDAWSGLIDYFQAHMDAENLQAAPMSNGEAEVSGAWQSLDEIRRHHDAHWIDDVIAESRIKTVFQPIVSVQDGTAHVQGYEFLSRALETDGTLIPPYKMFEAARLRDRLFALDRVCRMSAVRNAAVVQEKLVFVNFIPTAIYSPEHCLQTTLAEARATGVDPRNFVFEVVETDKVDSVEHLENILLYYRKHGFRYALDDVGQGYSTLEMVERLKPDFVKLDMHYVQGVAQDVAKQKAALDLLHTARAVGSRPLAEGIETVEDWRWLVEAGYELFQGYLFGRPEHEPQEVSLAL from the coding sequence GTGACCAATCAGCCATGCCGGGCATGTGCAACAACGACCGACTCCGGGTATGCCGTGCGCTTTGCCGGCGCTCACAACGAACAAGCATTGCAAGAATGGAAAAACGGGGATCACTTCACTCCGTACCGCACTCTCGATGAGACGACGGTATGGGTTCCGGAGGATGCATGGAGCGGCTTGATCGACTACTTCCAAGCCCACATGGACGCAGAAAACCTCCAAGCAGCCCCGATGTCCAACGGCGAAGCGGAAGTCTCAGGCGCTTGGCAATCGCTCGACGAGATCCGCCGACACCATGACGCGCATTGGATCGACGACGTGATCGCCGAATCTCGCATCAAGACGGTGTTCCAACCGATCGTGTCCGTACAAGACGGAACGGCGCACGTCCAAGGCTATGAATTTCTCTCTCGTGCCCTCGAAACGGACGGCACGCTGATACCACCCTATAAAATGTTTGAAGCGGCCCGACTGCGCGACCGCCTGTTCGCACTTGACCGCGTCTGTCGAATGAGCGCCGTGCGAAATGCGGCCGTCGTCCAAGAGAAGTTGGTGTTCGTCAATTTCATCCCGACCGCCATCTACTCCCCCGAGCACTGCTTGCAGACCACGCTCGCCGAAGCTCGTGCCACGGGCGTCGACCCGCGCAACTTCGTCTTTGAAGTCGTGGAAACGGACAAGGTCGACAGCGTCGAGCATCTGGAAAACATCTTGCTCTACTACCGCAAGCACGGGTTCCGCTATGCGCTCGATGATGTCGGGCAAGGCTACTCGACCTTGGAAATGGTCGAACGCTTGAAGCCGGACTTCGTGAAACTCGACATGCACTACGTCCAAGGCGTCGCCCAAGATGTCGCCAAGCAAAAAGCAGCCCTCGACCTCCTCCACACCGCCCGTGCCGTCGGTTCCCGCCCGCTGGCGGAAGGCATCGAGACCGTGGAAGACTGGCGTTGGCTGGTGGAAGCCGGGTATGAATTGTTCCAAGGCTATCTGTTTGGCAGACCCGAGCATGAACCGCAAGAGGTCTCCCTGGCTCTCTAG
- a CDS encoding GNAT family N-acetyltransferase has protein sequence MDYTRITSIEDPLFKQLHNLMKEVFPPEEVLAYEDWAEPLQDPGIRVFVAVEDGEVVGITEYRYYEDMQVAMTDFTIVGREGRGIGPFLAKKRQEDLFAVVQAAGRELIGMFAEIYNPYLVKDYEFGGLMVMNPFVRREVLSHLGYRKLDLDYVHPSWQQDGEAVHGLDLCFLTYREGMNELPAELVSRFLKTYYTALPDKPQEWYSMVEKLEQRDTVQLLPI, from the coding sequence ATGGACTACACACGCATCACCAGCATCGAAGACCCGCTGTTCAAGCAACTGCACAATTTGATGAAGGAAGTCTTCCCGCCCGAGGAAGTGCTCGCCTACGAAGACTGGGCCGAACCGTTGCAAGACCCCGGCATCCGCGTATTCGTCGCCGTCGAGGACGGAGAAGTTGTCGGCATCACCGAATACCGCTACTACGAAGACATGCAAGTGGCGATGACCGACTTCACCATCGTCGGGCGCGAAGGCCGCGGCATCGGACCGTTCCTTGCGAAAAAACGCCAAGAAGACCTGTTCGCCGTCGTCCAAGCGGCAGGCCGAGAACTCATCGGGATGTTCGCCGAAATCTACAATCCCTACCTCGTCAAAGACTATGAATTCGGCGGCCTGATGGTCATGAACCCGTTCGTGCGCCGCGAAGTGCTGTCCCACCTCGGATACCGCAAGCTCGACCTCGACTACGTGCATCCGTCTTGGCAACAGGACGGCGAAGCGGTTCACGGACTGGACTTGTGCTTCCTGACCTATCGCGAAGGCATGAACGAACTGCCGGCCGAACTGGTGTCCCGGTTCCTGAAGACCTACTACACCGCACTCCCGGACAAACCGCAAGAATGGTACTCCATGGTGGAGAAACTCGAACAACGCGACACGGTGCAACTCCTGCCGATCTAA
- a CDS encoding MOSC domain-containing protein — MSQPIGTIEQLVRFPVKSFGGEQLQSVEVTPYGLYGDRSAYFTFDDEQQKYVTIQTWPPLAAYRATLGEPDSQNGLPAIAVTNPSGKSYSWPEEGLLQEIADGTKRAIKVHQRRPDEETVNFTEPLLITTTASLRALCDLMGREEIDNARFRSNLVLQTDVPFVEETWLGKHVRIGDVVLELTDLCPRCFYINVSPADGSVDPAILKTVFKERQENFGVFARVVTPGTLHLGDTASLVEGDG; from the coding sequence ATGTCTCAACCGATCGGCACCATCGAGCAACTGGTTCGCTTCCCCGTCAAGTCGTTTGGCGGTGAACAGCTTCAGAGCGTGGAGGTCACCCCGTACGGACTCTACGGCGACCGCAGTGCGTACTTCACGTTTGACGACGAACAGCAAAAGTATGTCACCATCCAAACGTGGCCCCCGCTTGCGGCGTACCGTGCCACGCTGGGTGAACCCGATTCTCAGAACGGACTGCCTGCCATCGCGGTGACCAACCCGTCCGGCAAGTCGTATTCGTGGCCGGAGGAGGGACTTTTGCAAGAGATCGCAGACGGCACGAAACGCGCGATCAAAGTTCATCAGCGCCGTCCGGATGAAGAGACGGTGAATTTTACAGAGCCGCTTTTGATCACGACGACCGCTTCACTGCGTGCGCTTTGCGATCTCATGGGGCGCGAGGAGATTGACAACGCCCGGTTCCGCTCCAACCTCGTGCTGCAGACGGACGTTCCGTTTGTGGAAGAGACGTGGCTTGGCAAGCACGTGCGCATCGGCGATGTCGTGCTCGAACTGACCGACCTCTGCCCGCGTTGTTTTTATATCAACGTAAGCCCTGCGGACGGCTCTGTCGATCCTGCGATTCTCAAGACCGTTTTCAAGGAACGTCAGGAAAACTTCGGCGTGTTTGCCCGAGTTGTGACACCCGGCACTTTGCACCTCGGCGATACGGCCTCTCTCGTAGAAGGAGACGGGTAG
- a CDS encoding N-acetylmuramoyl-L-alanine amidase family protein, with protein sequence MKLTRSMLTALACSALLTTPVFAADHGASVAKDKTDKTDKTIAGEPLSGAEPAPANFDAAKKAKQPDTKDAGTVKPGIVNGNPVVVLDPGHGGTDPGGVGNGLYEKNLTLDIALRSRSYMWANYPIWVYMTRETDTDVSLSGRTSYANSQNADFFVSYHINSYSDASPNGLETYYYPGASDGLSLATNLYNKLKGSYSTLRGVKSADYYVLHYTNMSAALGETGFISNASDATKLNDANFRQQLAVQYAQGMHVYWWGY encoded by the coding sequence ATGAAACTCACACGTTCGATGCTGACCGCTCTCGCTTGCTCGGCCCTGCTTACGACTCCGGTGTTTGCAGCGGATCACGGCGCTTCTGTCGCCAAGGACAAAACGGACAAAACGGACAAAACCATCGCCGGCGAACCGCTCTCCGGTGCAGAGCCCGCTCCGGCGAACTTCGATGCGGCGAAGAAAGCGAAGCAACCAGATACGAAAGACGCGGGTACGGTCAAACCGGGCATCGTCAACGGCAACCCGGTTGTCGTCCTCGACCCGGGTCACGGCGGCACCGATCCGGGCGGCGTGGGCAACGGTCTGTATGAGAAAAACCTCACGCTCGACATCGCGTTGCGTTCCCGTTCCTACATGTGGGCGAACTACCCGATCTGGGTGTACATGACCCGTGAAACCGACACGGACGTCTCGCTGTCCGGCCGCACATCGTATGCAAACTCGCAAAACGCCGACTTTTTCGTCTCCTATCACATCAACTCGTACTCCGACGCGTCTCCGAACGGGTTGGAAACGTACTACTACCCCGGTGCGTCCGACGGTCTGTCGCTGGCGACCAATCTCTACAACAAGCTGAAGGGCTCCTACTCCACCCTGCGCGGTGTGAAGTCGGCCGATTACTATGTACTGCACTACACGAACATGTCGGCCGCTCTCGGGGAAACCGGTTTTATCTCCAACGCCTCCGATGCGACGAAGTTGAACGACGCGAACTTCCGCCAGCAACTTGCCGTTCAATATGCGCAAGGGATGCATGTTTATTGGTGGGGATATTAA
- a CDS encoding peptidylprolyl isomerase: protein MKKRQRWLLSGALLLVVLGGSAYGIHAKYQPLLFVVGDSVMRQDQWNTLKPELFAGVPYTRSDDVQFLERRAMEELVLAKAKSMGVTYDESVLTQQLSQFGATPEERAKKLTEMNTTEEKVRTNYERALTAFALKSKMTQDVSVSEQEINDYYEQNKALFYAPEFRSVYFLRAKQTDSELYDAARAATPETFPDLIKKYTDETANRLGAWHELDSSDHLASHTSQHVAELAFQAPVNKIMGPVQENGWNYFYMISEIKAPHQFSLLEEKNKIQSTILQDKQLAEYRTWLNDQKDDVGYSAFPENLDREPLAAFWHDLTQNFKLWF from the coding sequence ATGAAAAAACGACAAAGATGGCTCCTGTCCGGCGCACTCCTGCTCGTTGTACTCGGCGGGTCCGCTTACGGGATTCACGCGAAGTATCAACCCTTGTTGTTCGTCGTCGGCGATTCGGTGATGCGCCAAGATCAATGGAACACGTTGAAGCCGGAATTGTTCGCCGGTGTGCCGTATACCCGCAGCGACGACGTACAATTTCTAGAACGCCGTGCGATGGAAGAACTCGTCCTCGCCAAAGCCAAGTCCATGGGTGTCACCTACGATGAGAGCGTCCTCACGCAACAGCTCTCCCAATTTGGCGCCACTCCGGAAGAGCGGGCCAAAAAGCTCACGGAGATGAACACCACCGAGGAGAAAGTCCGCACCAATTACGAGCGGGCGTTGACCGCATTTGCGCTCAAGTCGAAAATGACGCAGGATGTCTCCGTCTCCGAACAGGAGATCAACGACTATTACGAGCAGAACAAAGCCCTTTTTTACGCCCCGGAATTTCGCTCCGTCTATTTCCTGCGCGCCAAGCAAACCGATTCCGAACTCTACGACGCCGCACGGGCGGCCACTCCTGAAACGTTCCCCGACCTGATCAAAAAGTACACCGATGAGACCGCCAACCGTCTGGGCGCTTGGCATGAACTCGATTCTTCCGATCATCTCGCCTCGCACACGTCGCAGCATGTCGCCGAACTCGCTTTCCAAGCGCCGGTGAACAAGATCATGGGCCCGGTGCAAGAGAACGGCTGGAACTATTTTTATATGATCTCCGAGATCAAGGCTCCGCATCAATTTTCGCTCTTGGAAGAGAAGAACAAGATTCAGAGCACGATCCTGCAAGACAAGCAACTCGCGGAGTACCGCACGTGGTTGAATGATCAGAAGGACGACGTCGGGTACTCTGCTTTTCCGGAGAACCTCGACCGTGAACCGTTGGCCGCTTTCTGGCATGATTTGACGCAAAATTTCAAACTTTGGTTTTAA